DNA sequence from the Cohnella herbarum genome:
AGAAGTTAGTCATGGCTGTATCCGGATGTATAACGAAGATGTTCTTCAATTGGCAGCGCTAGTTCCGATTCGGACGAGAGTGACGATCAGGCTTTGAGTTTCAATATATCGATAACCGATTTCATCGGAGTACTCCCGGAATGGCCGTTCCGAGTAAAAGAAGAGACCGTTGATCTGGTCTCCTCCCGTCTTTCGAGCTCTCAACTAAGCTTAAACTCCAACAATTTCTTATTATGCAGAATTAATCGATCCTCTGGTCGGTATTTCCGAGCCTCTTCGTTGTGCCAGTTGGAGGTTACGAAACGGTTTAAATAATAATAACAGACGCACAACTGAAGATGAGGATACCAAGTTCGATACGCAGGATAATGGAAGCTCCATTGCTCATTGTCCTCCGGAATATTTGTTGCCAGCTCATACCAGTAAGCAGCCGTACGAAAGTCTTTTTTATGCTTAAAATGATCTCCGATCCTGCACAGCACCTCCGGGCGAGGGCTGCTATATTCGAAGGATTTAAACAAAGAGGGCAGTTCGTTATCCCGTTCGTTCAGAAATCTATAGCAGTCGGCCATATTGATGCAAGCATTTATTTTCTCATCGACCCAGCCTTCATTCGTCGCCAGATTGTTCTTATAGCTTTCAATAGCTTCCCGATAATGTTGGTTCTCTCGTAATTCGTTACCATGATAGAAATGATCCCGAGCCGTAAAAGTATCTCCACGCTCGATCTTCATCTTGTAAATATCCAGATTGCGACCCGCTGAATGCTTAATTTTCCTATGTGTGACTGCGATATCGGAATTGACGATCCGGCCGGCTACTTTCAAATAATTGTGGCAATCGCCTTCCCATATGAAATTGCGTGAACGTTTAACAAGACGATTCCGCCGATATCGAAGCGTCACGTTCCCGAATTCATCCTCACCGTTGTGATAAAACATGGATACGGAATCGATCCTGGGATCGAGCGTTTCCTTCAACTGTTTGAAAGCTTCCCGATCGCGCTCCAACAATACGTCGTCCGCATCTAGGAAGAAAATATAGTCTTGAGTCGCATGGGAAAATGATTCGTTGCGAGCTTCTGCGAAGTTACCCGTCCATTTGAAAAAAAATACCCGATCCGTATAATTCCGGGCAATATCGACCGTTGAATCGGATGAGCCCGTATCGACAATGTTAATCTCATCAACCAGATCACTTACCGAATCGAGACAACGCGCCAGAACGGCTTCTTCATTTTTCACCATCATGCATAAACTCACCGTAACCATTCTGCTTGTTTCCTCCCTTGAAGCGGTTAAGAATCTAACGCCGTTTCGTGCTTTCATTCTAGGAATGACCTCAAGCATGAATAGAAACAGGAACATTCGTCCACTGGACGAACGTCCTGCCCTTGAAGATTTAAGATTCAAAACGGATAATGTTTAGGTTGATTTGCGATGCCGTTGCGGTGAAGGCTGTTGCTCCGGCATTCGTATAGGCAACCCTAATTCTGTAATCAAAACTTGAGGAAGCAACTGCATTATCGATATAAGTGTAAGACAATGGTTGAGCTATTTCTGTTTCTTCCAATAGATGATTTTGATGATATCGAATCGTTTGCAGAACACTTCCATTTCGAATTAACTCGATGGGTAAATCAACTTCACCGGTTGAGGTTGAAGTATCCAAGCCGAACTCTAACGCATAATCAATCATGAGTAAATCACCTGTAGCAACCGAGATTCCGTTCAAGGAAATCAAGGTTTGCGTTGATCCGTCAAGTAAAGTTATCGGTATCGCGGATGCAGCAGTCGCAGCAAAAAGATTAGGTTGTGGACCGGACGGTCCTTGTGGACCCATTGTTCCTTGCGGTCCTTGTGGACCCATTGTTCCTTGCGGTCCTTGCGGTCCCATTGTTCCTTGTATACCTCGTGGTCCAGTTGCGCCATCCGCACCTGTTGGTCCTACCGGTCCAATTGGTCCAGTTTCACCCGTCGGTCCGATTGCTCCTGTCGCTCCGTCTGCACCTGTCGGTCCGGCTGGTCCCGTTGCTCCGTCTTCACCTGTCGGTCCTGCCGGTCCAGTTGCTCCATCTGCACCTGTCGGTCCGGCTGGTCCGGTTGCTCCATCTGCACCTGTCGGTCCGGCTGGTCCTGTCGGTCCAGTTGCACCATCCGCACCTGTCGGTCCGGCTGGTCCTGTCGCTCCATCTGCACCCGTCGGTCCTGCCGGTCCAGTTGCTCCGTCTGCACCTGTCGGTCCGGCTGGCCCTGTCGCTCCATCTGCACCCGTCGGTCCTGCCGGTCCAGTTGCTCCGTCTGCACCTGTCGGTCCTGCTGGCCCTGTCGCTCCATCTGCACCTGTCGGTCCGGCTGGTCCTGTCGGTCCAGTTGCACCATCCGCACCTGTCGGTCCTGTCGGTCCAGTTGCTCCATCTGCACCTGTCGGTCCGGCTGGTCCTGTTGCTCCGTCTGCACCTGTCGGTCCTGTTGCTCCATCTGCACCCGTCGGTCCGGCTGGTCCCGTTGCTCCGTCTGCACCTGTCGGTCCTGCCGGTCCTGTTGCTCCGTCTGCACCCGTCGGTCCTGCCGGTCCAGTCGCTCCGTCTGCACCCGTCGGTCCTGCTGGCCCTGTTGCTCCGTCTGCACCTGTCGGTCCTGCCGGTCCAGTTGCTCCATCTGCACCTGTCGGCCCTGTTGGCCCTGTTGCTCCATCTGCACCTGTTGGTCCGGCAGGTCCGATTTCCCCGGTTGGTCCCGTCGCTCCAGTTTCACCAGTCGCTCCTGTAGCTCCTGTAGCCCCCGTGGTTCCGGTTGCTCCCGTTAACCCTGTTGCTCCGGTCGCCCCCGTTACTCCTGTAACCCCAGTTGCTCCTGTTTCACCCGTAGCTCCTGTTGTTCCTGTTGTTCCTGTTGTTCCTGTTGTTCCTGTTGTTCCTGTAGCCCCCGTGGTTCCGGTTGCTCCCGTTAATCCTGTAGCTCCCGTTGCTCCCGTTGCTCCCGTTGCACCATCTGCTCCAGTTGTACCTGTAGCTCCCGTTGCTCCAGTTGTACCTGTAGCTCCTGTAGCTCCTGTAGCTCCCGTTGCTCCCGTTGCACCATCTGCTCCAGTTGTACCTGTAGCTCCCGTTGCTCCAGTTGTACCTGTAACTCCTGTAGCTCCTGTTGCTCCTGTAGCTCCCGTTGCTCCTGTTGCTCCCGTTGCTCCTGTTGCTCCCGTTGCTCCTGTAGCTCCTGTTGCTCCCGTTGCTCCTGTTGCTCCTGTTGCTCCAGTTCCAGATCCGCTGGTCGTAAGCAATTCAACATCATCGACAAGCAAGTCTGACGTACCCGCAATCGGTAACGGTTGTATGATGAGCAACGCTTGAGTCGTCATTGGTGGAGCTATCGAAGTCGTTTGGTACACTTCGACCCAATCACTGCCTGTCAGGCTCGAGATGCTATAGGGAATGTAATCTAGCAAACCTGTTGCGAGCACATTAAATGAAGCATCCAAGTAACTGAGCGTAACAATCGCGAATGACCCCAAGTTAGGGGACGCTTTAGCAAAAGAGGCCCGGAACTCGAAGTTTTCTCCCGGAATGGCCGGAACGCTTTGGGCAATGTACGAGCTAGCCAAACCTCCTCTCAATTGCGCGCAATTAAAACCGCTGTGGCTCATAGTCGTGTTAATAGAGGCATTCACGACTGTCCAAGAAATAATCGTGCCTGTTTCGAATCCGCCGTTATTAATTCTGTTCTGTATTGACATTTTAGTATCACCACCTTGAACCAGTCTCGATTTCATCGAAGCCAAGGCTTGTCACGAAATCTATTACATCTTATTGTTTCATGATGTTGCCCGTGCTTTTACTAGCCTTCATCGATGCGGATTTTTGCGATAATTGCCGAAATTTCCGCTTCCAACGCGATCTATATGTCTCTCGCTATAACCTGCAGTCACGTTTCGAGTATCGAGTATCCCCCTAGCGTGCGATACGATCCTATCAATCGGTATACCGGTATGATCGGTCATGATGATGACGCAATCCGATTGGCTTAACCGTTCCTCCGTCAATGCGACGCTACGCATCCGCTTTCCGTTTACCCAAACCTCTCGAACGAGAGGATCGTGATACGAAACGATAAATCCCCTATCCTGTAACCGTTCCATCAACGCGATTGAAGGAGATTCGCGAATGTCGTCTACGTCTTTTTTATACGCCGCGCCATAGATCAATGCCGTCCGAGTAGAACAATTCGACTCCGACACTCCTTCGACTCGATCCGCCAAGTAATCGATCATCGATTGATTAACCCGCTCCGACAGCTCGATGAATCCGCTCTTCAAGCCGAATTCTCCCGCTCTCCATTGGAGATATTGCGGGTCTACCGGAATGCAATGTCCGCCGACTCCCGGTCCCGGGTAGAACGCCGAATATCCGAACGATTTCGTCTTTGCGGCTTCGATCGCTTCCCACAGGTCGATGCCTAGACCATCGCACAATATCGCCATTTCATTAATGAAAGAGATATTCACAAGCCTGTAGGTGTTCTCTAGCAGTTTGGTCATCTCCGCTACTTCCGGCGACGATACTCTCACTACCGATTGAAATACCTCGCAATATATGGACTCCGTCCTACGCAAACAATCCGACGTCACCCCGCTAACGACTTTCGGAATGTCCCTTACCGCAAATTGTTTATTGCCTGGATCGATTCGTTCCGGAGAATAACCGACATGGAAATCCTTGCCGACGGTCAACCCGCTCTCTCTCTCAAGGATCGGAACAAGCACCTCCGTTGTCGTCCCCGGATAAGTCGAGCTTTCCAGAACGACCAACTGTCCTATGGATAACGCTTTGCCTGTTTCGATGGCTGCGTTCTCCAGATAGCTAAGATCAGGCAGTTGACCAGCCGATAGCGGCGTCGGAACGCAAATGATAATCGCGGATGCCTCTCCTAGCCGTTCGTAGTCCATACATGGGCTAAACCGGCCAGAGCTTATCGCCGAAGCGATTTGTTGATCGGCAATATCCGGTAAGTAGCTTCGACCGATTTGCAAACTCGATATTTTTTTCCGATCGGCATCCAAACCAAGCACGGTAAATCCTTGTCCCGCGAAAAGAAGCGCAATCGGTAAACCTACGTAACCAAGTCCGACGATGGCGACTGTCCGCTCTCCTAATTCCAACCCCCCATCGGTTCGAACAGCATGCTCCGTCACTCGTTCTCTCTCCTTTCTAGCAATGGTTTTCCAGGATTGCCGACATACGTGACGTAAGGAGGTACATCACGGGTGATGACTGCGCCCGCGCCGATCATCGCTCCTTCCCCGATCGTAATCCCCGGAAGCAAAGTCGCGTTATTGCCTATTCTGGCACCCTTGCGAATAACCGGCCCTAGATGAGGATAATCCCCTCTTCCCATATATTTGTCGTTGGAAGTCGAGCAGCATGGGCCGATAAAAACGCCATCTTCAATGATCATGTTGCTCGTAATATACGAAGAAGTCTGGATCGTTACGAAACTACCGATTACGGTATGAGGCTCTATCGCTACGTTTCTTCCAATGATGCTGCTCTCTCCGACCTCCACTTGCTCGCGTATCCCTGCCAGGTCACCCACAAGTACATCGACCCCCAGCGTAACCCCGCGATAGATGACGCAACCGCTACCGATCTTAGCCCCTTCCCCGATCGTAAGAACCGGCAGTTCAGCCGTTGGCTTCACCGCTTTTTTCTTGTTTGCCGACGGAGTTTTTCCTAATACGGAAAGATCGCCGATGGTCACGCGATTGCCTACGATCGTTCCTTCCTTAATGACAACGCCGTGGCCGATAGATACATCGTCCCCGATTATCGCGTAGGGTTCGATTACCGCGTGCTGACCTACGATCACATTTGAGCCCCATCGAACAGAAGGATCCAACGTCATAGTCTACCTCCTAACCTTTCCGAGTCTACTGCATGGATAAGCTGTTAAGCCCCACCTTACATGATCTATGCAAGTCCAAACTCTATTGCCAGTGTTGCAGCGGAAGCATGTTCAAACCGAAACGCATACCCTATACGAAAATGATTTACGGCAAGGAGACTGCTAAATGATCGAATTAATGCCGATAGCCGAACAATTCCGCAGTTTAAAATCCGAGATTCTATCGGAAATAGCAGACACGATCGAGCAAGGCACGTACATTCTAGGACCGAAAGTTCGTCAATTAGAACAGAAAATCGCTTACCTGTCCGGCTCCGATCATGCGATCGCGGTCGCCAACGGGACGGATGCGCTCGTGCTGACTTTAGATGCTTACGGGATCGGTCCCGGCGATGAGGTCATCACCACGCCCTATACTTTCGTAGCGACTTCCGAAGCGATTTCCAGAGTCGGCGCGACGCCGGTGTTCGTTGATATCGATCAATCGTGGAATCTGGATCCTGCGAGAATCGAAGAAGCGATTACGCCAAGAACGAAAGCCATTTTACCCGTTCACCTGTTCGGCCAGCCCGCGGACATGGAGGAGATCATGCGGATCGCTGCCCGATTCGGGTTGATCGTGATCGAAGATGCTTGCCAAGCTTTCGGCGCCGCTTATCGGGACAAGTCCGTAGGCAGTATCGGACACGCAGCCTGTTTTTCTTTTTTCCCAAGCAAAAACTTAGGGACGATCGGAGACGGGGGACTTATTCTTACCTCAGACAGCGCACTGGCGGAAGCCGTTCGGGAGCTTAGGCAACACGGAAGCGCCAAACGTTACTACCATCATCGAGTCGGCTATAACAGTCGGCTTGACGAGCTGCATGCCGCCGTTCTGTTAGTCGTTCTGGAAAAGGTTAACGAGTGGAATGAGCGCAGAATCGCTCTAGCGGATCGCTACTATGAGCAGTTATCGACGCTTTCGTCAATCACCCTTCCCATGAGAACGCCGGAGCGCAAGCATGTATACAATCTCTTCTGCATTCGTAGCGCCGAACGGGATCGAATCCGCGAACGATTGCTCGCCCGAAACATTCAAAGCGGCATTTATTACCCCAAACCACTGCACCTTCAGAAGGTTTACGAAGGGTTAGGTTATAACATCGGATCGTTCCCCGAAGCGGAACGCCTATCCTTGGAAGCTTTAGCGCTGCCGATGGGGCCGCTGCTCACGGAACAACAACAGGATGCCGTCATTAACGCTCTTCAAGATATCGAAGCAGGACAAGGTGAACTATGATACGTTTCGGAATCATCGGTTGCGGGCGAATTTCGGAAAAACACGTCGTTTCGATCGCGAAATGCTCCAATGCTAGATTGACCGATTTGTATGATCCTCTCCCAGAACGAATGGAGGAGTTGGAGCGGAAATATTCCCTTGTTAATCGGGAGCTATCGACGGATACGGTTGCAGTCGCGAAGCATTCGGACCCTGATGGCTTGCTTCGGGATGCGAATGTGGATGCCGTCGTTATTGCCACCCCTTCTCATTCGCATGCACACTTGGCGGTTGCCGCTCTTCGGGCAGGCAAACCTGTCCTGCTCGAGAAGCCGATGGCCCTTTCTCTTCGGGACGCCGACGAGATTGCCGAATCGGCCGCAAACCTGCGGCTTAGGGTACAAGTGTGCCATCAATTGCGGTATCGTCCTCTCATGAGACTTGCGAAGGAATGGGTTGACAACGGAACTTTAGGAACGATAAGATCCGGTACCGTTACGGTGAGGCTAAATCGTTCTCCGGCCTATTACGCGGCCGCACCTTGGCGCGGATCGTGGGATCAAGACGGGGGCATGCTGCTCAACCAAGGCGTTCATCTGATCGATTTGCTTCTGTGGATGATGGGAGAAACCGTGGATTCGGTTTACGGAATGCTCGGGTGGGGGAAAAACGTTAAGCCGACCGAAGACGTCGCCATAGGAACGATCCGTTTCGCCAATGGCGCAATCGGGATCGTCGAAGCTAACACGATTAGCCAACCGAATAATTTGGATCAATCGTTATCTTTATTCGGAGACCTAGGTACGATCAGTATCGGGGGAACCGGTTTAACGGAAGTTCGAAGATGGCATGCAGTCGGTCAAGAAACCCCGCTCCTTCCGGAGGCTGCTGACTTCGACGAGCATCTCGCGATGTACGAGCATTTCGTCGGCTCCCTGCAAGGACATCCCCATGATCCGTTGTTCGCGGTCGATACGCCGGACGGACGAAGAGCGCTGGAAACCGTATTCGCGATATACGAATCCGCCAGAATCGCAAGCCCTATCCGGTTGCCCTTACTCTCGTTCGATACCCGTATGATGGCGGATCATCACTTCAACGACAATAATTAAAGGGCATCGTCATTCCCGTCGGATGGCGAAGCCCTTTCTTCAAATGCCGAAATTACAAGACCAACGGACTAACTTGTTCAACGACCACGGATATTTTCTGCTTACAATCATCCCCGAACTGAAGACTCAGATCGAAATAATGGTTCATTCTAGCTAGAATGGGCTGAACGCATTTCTTTTTTTGGATAGGATCCAGTCCGCTTGTAAAAGGACAAGTTTGATAATAAACAGCCATGCCCGCGAAATGTTTGCCGATATAAAAATGCTTCAAGGCGCTTGCTTCCCTCTCTCCA
Encoded proteins:
- a CDS encoding nucleotide sugar dehydrogenase, with translation MTEHAVRTDGGLELGERTVAIVGLGYVGLPIALLFAGQGFTVLGLDADRKKISSLQIGRSYLPDIADQQIASAISSGRFSPCMDYERLGEASAIIICVPTPLSAGQLPDLSYLENAAIETGKALSIGQLVVLESSTYPGTTTEVLVPILERESGLTVGKDFHVGYSPERIDPGNKQFAVRDIPKVVSGVTSDCLRRTESIYCEVFQSVVRVSSPEVAEMTKLLENTYRLVNISFINEMAILCDGLGIDLWEAIEAAKTKSFGYSAFYPGPGVGGHCIPVDPQYLQWRAGEFGLKSGFIELSERVNQSMIDYLADRVEGVSESNCSTRTALIYGAAYKKDVDDIRESPSIALMERLQDRGFIVSYHDPLVREVWVNGKRMRSVALTEERLSQSDCVIIMTDHTGIPIDRIVSHARGILDTRNVTAGYSERHIDRVGSGNFGNYRKNPHR
- a CDS encoding acyltransferase — its product is MTLDPSVRWGSNVIVGQHAVIEPYAIIGDDVSIGHGVVIKEGTIVGNRVTIGDLSVLGKTPSANKKKAVKPTAELPVLTIGEGAKIGSGCVIYRGVTLGVDVLVGDLAGIREQVEVGESSIIGRNVAIEPHTVIGSFVTIQTSSYITSNMIIEDGVFIGPCCSTSNDKYMGRGDYPHLGPVIRKGARIGNNATLLPGITIGEGAMIGAGAVITRDVPPYVTYVGNPGKPLLERRENE
- a CDS encoding glycosyltransferase family 2 protein, giving the protein MVTVSLCMMVKNEEAVLARCLDSVSDLVDEINIVDTGSSDSTVDIARNYTDRVFFFKWTGNFAEARNESFSHATQDYIFFLDADDVLLERDREAFKQLKETLDPRIDSVSMFYHNGEDEFGNVTLRYRRNRLVKRSRNFIWEGDCHNYLKVAGRIVNSDIAVTHRKIKHSAGRNLDIYKMKIERGDTFTARDHFYHGNELRENQHYREAIESYKNNLATNEGWVDEKINACINMADCYRFLNERDNELPSLFKSFEYSSPRPEVLCRIGDHFKHKKDFRTAAYWYELATNIPEDNEQWSFHYPAYRTWYPHLQLCVCYYYLNRFVTSNWHNEEARKYRPEDRLILHNKKLLEFKLS
- a CDS encoding NTTRR-F1 domain; translation: MSIQNRINNGGFETGTIISWTVVNASINTTMSHSGFNCAQLRGGLASSYIAQSVPAIPGENFEFRASFAKASPNLGSFAIVTLSYLDASFNVLATGLLDYIPYSISSLTGSDWVEVYQTTSIAPPMTTQALLIIQPLPIAGTSDLLVDDVELLTTSGSGTGATGATGATGATGATGATGATGATGATGATGATGATGATGVTGTTGATGATGTTGADGATGATGATGATGATGTTGATGATGTTGADGATGATGATGATGLTGATGTTGATGTTGTTGTTGTTGTTGATGETGATGVTGVTGATGATGLTGATGTTGATGATGATGETGATGPTGEIGPAGPTGADGATGPTGPTGADGATGPAGPTGADGATGPAGPTGADGATGPAGPTGADGATGPAGPTGADGATGPAGPTGADGATGPTGADGATGPAGPTGADGATGPTGPTGADGATGPTGPAGPTGADGATGPAGPTGADGATGPAGPTGADGATGPAGPTGADGATGPAGPTGADGATGPAGPTGADGATGPTGPAGPTGADGATGPAGPTGADGATGPAGPTGEDGATGPAGPTGADGATGAIGPTGETGPIGPVGPTGADGATGPRGIQGTMGPQGPQGTMGPQGPQGTMGPQGPSGPQPNLFAATAASAIPITLLDGSTQTLISLNGISVATGDLLMIDYALEFGLDTSTSTGEVDLPIELIRNGSVLQTIRYHQNHLLEETEIAQPLSYTYIDNAVASSSFDYRIRVAYTNAGATAFTATASQINLNIIRFES
- a CDS encoding Gfo/Idh/MocA family protein, with amino-acid sequence MIRFGIIGCGRISEKHVVSIAKCSNARLTDLYDPLPERMEELERKYSLVNRELSTDTVAVAKHSDPDGLLRDANVDAVVIATPSHSHAHLAVAALRAGKPVLLEKPMALSLRDADEIAESAANLRLRVQVCHQLRYRPLMRLAKEWVDNGTLGTIRSGTVTVRLNRSPAYYAAAPWRGSWDQDGGMLLNQGVHLIDLLLWMMGETVDSVYGMLGWGKNVKPTEDVAIGTIRFANGAIGIVEANTISQPNNLDQSLSLFGDLGTISIGGTGLTEVRRWHAVGQETPLLPEAADFDEHLAMYEHFVGSLQGHPHDPLFAVDTPDGRRALETVFAIYESARIASPIRLPLLSFDTRMMADHHFNDNN
- a CDS encoding DegT/DnrJ/EryC1/StrS family aminotransferase; protein product: MIELMPIAEQFRSLKSEILSEIADTIEQGTYILGPKVRQLEQKIAYLSGSDHAIAVANGTDALVLTLDAYGIGPGDEVITTPYTFVATSEAISRVGATPVFVDIDQSWNLDPARIEEAITPRTKAILPVHLFGQPADMEEIMRIAARFGLIVIEDACQAFGAAYRDKSVGSIGHAACFSFFPSKNLGTIGDGGLILTSDSALAEAVRELRQHGSAKRYYHHRVGYNSRLDELHAAVLLVVLEKVNEWNERRIALADRYYEQLSTLSSITLPMRTPERKHVYNLFCIRSAERDRIRERLLARNIQSGIYYPKPLHLQKVYEGLGYNIGSFPEAERLSLEALALPMGPLLTEQQQDAVINALQDIEAGQGEL